The genomic interval aaaagaagaggagtgGTCAACCATCCTCTgactaaataaaaaatacaatgcaTCATGCAGGATTATCAGTTTAACATTATAAACCCCAAAGGAACACATCTGCTTACATTACAAGACAGAATTTGACCTTCTGCAGTTGTACACATTACTTTAAACAAAAGTTGTCAAGACTGATCCACCAACTTATTTCTAATTGTCTTAATCAAGATAAGATTAGTTGATGACACTGCCAGGAAGACTAATATGGTAAAAACTTTTTCTTGTGTTATATCTGTCATAGATCGCCAAGATGTAAAAGAATGTaatctgtacatgtatgcacaccAATAATCTGAGTGGCCCTATGGAATGACAGAGAATTTATGGAGGATACTCACAAAGTTGTCCCGGTACCTAGAAATAATTGTTAtcacacaaagaaaataaatccaTACAATTACATCTGGAGTGGAGGGGattctttatttcaattctgctttaaaaaaattgtgaatatcTAAAGGACAACACAACACTGCCACAAAACATCAAAACCAAAATGCAGACAAGTGtgcatacaaaaatataaatatatacatgaaagtGTAGAATACAGATATTAATTTGAACAAAAGTGAAATCATACCGTCAAATGATCCTTTCCTTATGAAATGATCCAAACTCTGATTTGATCCCCAAATAGGTAAATGACTCTCTTCTGAGATCAAAGGCTCCATCAAAATTTTGATTCCTTTcccatattctttatttttttctcattaagAATGATCCATGATCCATCAGACCAAAGACCATGCTCATCGGACTTCTACCTGTGCTTTCATTCTGATCCGATCCACACCTGACCTGATCCCTCAAAAACCTCCGGATCACAGGACCCCTTGGTGTGCGATCCGATCTGATCCTTCCTTTGATCCCTGAATACCTTTAAAAAATTTGATCCTGGAATGATTCCTTCCTTTTGATCCTGATTTCTCCAGATCCTGATCATATTTGAATCCCCAAAGCCTAATTTCCTCTGATCCTAATTTTTGCTCCTGAAAACTAGTCCGGATTGTGAATGCATTCCCTGAATCCATGACACTATTTCTGATCCATGGAGCAAGGAATGTCCAACTCCCAGATTGCGATCGTGAAAACTATTCCCGGATAATGAATTCATTGCATGGATCTGtgcctttttctcttttttttgatCCTCACAAATCCAACTCCTCATTAATTCCTGATTTTATGATCTTCCTTCCTGAATGCCTCCAGGAGGGGCCAATCTGGGAGGTCAACACAAAAAGTCACAAGAATCAATGTTAACACACATATACCAATTGATAGCAAAAGTTATTTGACTTATAACTGCTAATGGATGGCTATTTGGATTATATGcattcaaattataatattCTCATACATAGAACCAATATGACATGACTCTACTTTGCCCTAATAGATTAAAAACATTGCATTGAATTATAAGTTGTAAGAGCATGCAAATTTGGAGCAAACTTAAACTACATAAACTCATTCTTTATACATCTTATTTCTGAAACGAATGGTTGTATACTGTCTACAAAGTCATTTGTTCAATAAGATTGtcaatgattatgatatttaaaacaaaatatatgctaGCATATCAAAATTATGTGAATTACAAAAGAGAGAGCAGATGAAGAGGTGTGGAGAGAGGGAGGAAACTGGGGTGAATAGTAAAAGATTGAGAAAGCAGAAGGTGGTGAAAGCAATAAGGGGGGAGGGGTataaagaggaagagaagagcATTGAGAGAACATAACAAGGAAAAGGATAGATATAGAAGAGAGAATGCTTGTATAAGCTGTAATGGTAAGGGGTCAGACGGATCAGTAGTGTAATAAAGTTAATTGCTATTAACATAAGATATATCCATTTTATTCCAACGTCAATAATTAGTGGTGGATACCTATGTACACAATGTAATGAATTTTCACATTTGATCCACTATATACAGCGATTACACAATTAAAATCATATCGGATGGTGCTTCTAAAACACTCCCTATAGGGTTAAGTGTACATTTATCAACAAGACCCACTGTAAAATGTACACTGAAGTACAAAAGATTGAACTTTATCGCATATCATGCAAAGTTGGAAAAAAATGCAAGGGTAAAATAAATTAAGAATCATTTTAAGTCCCTTCAAGGGGCCTGTTTCACTTGGTATTACagctattgtaactttgccattaagGCAACTACCACGGACACATGGATCtatagccaatcaaaaccaaggattgcCATGGCAGTTGTCATAACACAAAGTAACAATAGTTGTAACTCTTCAGGAAATGGGCACCAGGTCATCCAAAGAAGAGATTAATACGCATTTCCCTAGggaaacattttcaaatcaCCAGCTATAATACCTATTGGCAATAAAGAATTACTGAGTATTAAATTGACTAATTGATTATAAGGGTGGGTGGTATTGATGGACATGCATGAATAATATCCTTATGAAAAGACCATTAACTATTCACATCCTTTCCAATAAAACCATGTCATAAGATAAAACCTGGGGGTAACCCAAATCATAAATTGTATCCAGAATGAAAAATACAGATTTCTAGAACTACAAAAAAGTTATTTACAGTCATTGAAACATACACAGGTTTTATGGCTTCATGAAAGCAATGCAACCTCCCAAGCAGCAATGCCTTGCAGAACACAGTAGGCAGAGGCTGACAGAAGGAACGTAGGTTGACCATGGAACTATGAGCGGGACCTGGATCGCGATCTTGAGCGAGACCTGGAGCTGGGGGATCTGGAACGAGAAAAGGACCTGGTACGGGATCGGTGGTGGCGGTTTTTTTTGCCATGGCCCCATTGTGGACTGCGGGATCGACTGCGGGAACGGTAGCTACCACCTCCACCTCCACCTCCACCTCCACCTCCACGACCACTACGGTACGGGCTCAGAGGAGAACGACTTCTTGAGCGCCCACTTCCACTGGTAGGATCAACCTTTACCCGGATGTAAGAGACATCTCCCTGCAGATTGAAGAATaacaatcaataaaaatattaactCCACTTTCTCTCATAATTTATGAATAGAAACAAATTACAATGAAACCTGTGAACAAGACCAACTAAGGTATAACAAACACTGGTCTTCATTGGCAGGTAATCGAAAGCTCAGTGGTCTAGTGATCATGGAAAGAACCTGAATACTCAAATTATTGATTGATGTGCACATGTTTACCCTTATTTCAGTACACTTATTGGTAAGATATCACATGGTGCAACAATCTTTTATCTATTATAGTTCATTGTAAATTAAATTGCCCATAGGGGCAAAAATACGGGGGAAAATCTTTATCCAAGATAGTACACAGTGCAACACACTTTCATCAAAGATACTTTCCTTTTGCACACAATCAGGACAATAATGGTGCTTCTAAAGACTATACAGATCAAAGAGTTAACATTGCGCAATCAGCAAAAAGCAAGAACACAATATTGTGTTTCATGGGCAAATCTACAATTTCCTCATGAGAATTCAATAAAGTAATCAACACTTTTATATAACCCACGACATTAACTTCCATTGAACTTTAACTGCTCAGTCATCAACATACagcattaaaatgtcaaaagaaCTAATATAGAAAAATGAGTCTAGCTGCGGGTCTACATAGTTTATGCAATCGTCACTCTTTTCACAAATCAGATAGTAACACTATCATTCTTAAATGTAGTTATGTTGAATATCATAAACTAAAATAATCTTTGCTTCAATTCATTATATATTTGCATATGGTATTTCAAAGACATACAACTGAACACAACCCTCACCTCATGTGATCTGAACTTGGTATCGTCTAGCTGTTTGACGGCATACTTCATATCCTCCGGTCTGAGAAACTCCACAACACCTGTTCCATCTCTGTAAACATCAGCATAGCATACATCGCCTGCCTCCCGCATGTGATCCTTGAGATCTTGCCAACTACCTGTTGAAGGCAGACCTGCAACACAAAACAACAATGGTGAGAAACATAGAATCCAAGGTGTGTGTAATTGGGTTTTACAGAAACACATCAACATATAAACTGGCCAGCAAAAGAAAGCACCCACTTCCTTCAAAGGCTGCACACAAAAATTCACCCCatagaaataaacaattttgtacACAGGTATGGTGCAATATCCATTAGTAATCACATACCCAACAGGAAGTGATTATCtttattacaaagaaataaaatgacatgTACAGCATCTTGGTCACTGAatcaaaagtcacaaaatgtAACAGAATGAGCCGTCCAGGTTTTACACAAAAGTCAATGTCAAAGGATGAAATAAACCAGACACAAACAACAATGTTCAATAATGTGTATGTCCTCCTCGTGCCTGGACGGCTCATTTTTGCGTGCAGCCTTTGAAAGAAGTGGGTACTTTCTTTTGCTGGCCAgtttatatataaatcaatagTCATGTCTTTAACGTCACAATCCAAAACATATGACCCAGGACCAGGCGGCTTAAAGCTCGTGGATAGTGTTGGTAAAGGATACAAAAATTCCAGTTGAATGGATCTTTCCTATTGAATAACGATTGCTGATGATGATTCAATGCGAAATTGACAGAATTTCTTCttggaaatattaaattttaaataaactccgagaaataaaatcattctccTCGGCTGAATTTCAAAGACAGTTCGCTGAATTTATGCGCACTTATATAGCGCCCACTTTCGTCCACGACTGATTTTTCCCCCTGTTAGTTGATCACTAGCCGTTCCACTTTTAGCAAACCGAAATATCCCTGCGAGCGTAGTCTGCTAATTCCGTGTACCCGCTCGTCGATCATTGTTCTTAGTTTTAGCATGGCCTCCGTCGAGTTTCTCCCCCAGCGAGTTCGGCGAGGAGCACAGGAAACCGTTGAATTTTTGTTAGATGGGTtagataattattttaaaaaatgtggactAACTTACCCCTTATGCTGTCCCTCCAACCTGTAGTTCACATGTTACAGTAGTTTATTTTGACGTTCATGAAAACGTATTAGAGATGAGtctgtcaaaattttggctacaaATTTCCACGTGCGACAAGATTGGTTCATGGTTCTTGAAACTGCGAGATACATTATACTGCATGCTGCATGCGATGCGATGCGATTGACATTGGTCACGCTCTCTCAGCTCGGCGCTTCGGCCTGACATTCTCTCACGCTTTATCCCATATGCATTCTGTTCATACACAGTTTTGCGTGTACGATGTGTTCATGTCTTTCACGTCATATTTCAGCGCATGCATTGGGGAAGGGAAATTAATTTGGAagtgggaaaagggagaaaagaagaaagggaaaggtaaaaaaaaagaggataacaagtaaaggaaaagaaagaacaaatgaggCAAGGGAAACATGAAATAAGAATGGAACGAGCTAACATGATAGCAGAGGCAGATCAATTTCGCGGCCAATATCacgaatatgggggggggggaattttcaCCCATTATTTTCCACGATCGACCGCTctgagttgatttttgtttgtttctttctttgaaggtgTAGACCTAACAgtcagctttattcttataaaacaacataaatgcaggggccgcagaatggttttcaaagtgagggggggctgagtcaaatgttttttttttgggggggggtgaccatgcaaaaaatcacaatcaaatggtcatttttacttttttgaacACGGTTATGGAAAAAAGCAGGGGCTGGAGCCCCCCCTCGCTTCCGCGACCCCTGAAATGTATAATCCTATACGTACTATTCAATATAGTGCGAGTGATGCGCGAGTTAAAATTTTtcgtaaatgtcatattttgtcctgaaaataaaacatctaaCTAATAACTATACTGCAAATACGAAGcacgagcagatttttttttcatatcccaggaccaaaatccaattgaaaccagttggatttccaactggtttcaattggtttcaattggttttaactggtttcaattggttttaactggaatttaacaatttccagttgaaaccaattgaaaccagttgggcaactggaaatcctaactggaaccagttgggtaactggaaatgacttccaattggaaatgatttctaactggaaccagttgagtaactggaaatcccaactggaaccagttgggcaactggaaatcctaactggaaccagttgggtaactggaaatgacttccaattggaaatgatttctaactggaaccagttgagtaactggaaattccaactggaaccagttgggcaactggaaatcctaactggaaccagttgggtaactggaaatcctaacttgaaccattcagttgtgtaactggaaatcctaactggtaccaattgggtaactggagatgacttctaactggaaagatgggtaactggaaattaattctaattggaaccagttgggtaactggaaaatatttccaattggtttccaattggaaattttccagttacccaactggatccaattgaaaccagttaatttgcatattatttgccagtgtgcacagattaatgttttatgagattaatcatcattaacaatatatctatttaattctgtacaatttcaagtaccacactttttaaagataagtatttagaatacttagcagtgaaaaccatgttcataaatgttatagattataattaaaacagattaaaggataattagtacaccactaactgttaccaaattacatcaaataaaagtacatatatttgaagatcttccatgtaatatatacacatgaaagtctgtattttaccgatgccctttacattggtattaatagacatataacactgcttctgtgttggcatgagaaatagttagtgcaaatgctaattaatttgtaactaattaagttcgttccaactggaagttccaattggatccagttggaaaccaattggtttcaactggttccagttgaaaccagttgcctccaattggtttcaactggaaccaattgaaaccagttgcctccaattggattcaattggttttaatagggaaattggaacaactggaaccaattgccaactggttccagttgcccaattggttttaactggaaccaattggcaactggttttcaattggaaccaattggtttttaactggaaccaattggttttttaactggaaccaattggcaactggttttcaattggaaccagttgttccaatttccctattgaaaccagttggccaactggtttcaattggttttgccctaattggttttaactggattttggtcctgggatatATTCTGGCCTGATAAACAAGGGACCTGTTCTGATTGTagtagccatgaagacgatacataggcctatataattatgatggcctatgaacgcacaaaaaaggaatacaatggaggaaattaaaatgataataaccccgcgcgaagcgcggaaactaaagcgttttatcaattttttgccatgaaaagggtcccgagaaaacggTATTCTCAAACACATATTggatacttcccttggaaagatcagatttgattacaaacaatttagcgacagtgcatatctttaactcgcaaaacagaggagaagaattaagtgtatatgccgggaggaagttattcctccccgcgcagaacaacgaaactctgaaatttcaaagggcagacgtttcatcaaatgcagatatctccaatacccgatcggctctaattcaattaattttctaagattattgaacttcattacaaggaaaatagtgcgcaaaaagttgaaacttctgtgatttattgaaattatataaaaaggatacctaatttctttgacttatcctgaagcgcttcattttgaattataaagaaactttggtgtcattcaaaatttcaaactgatggcgcaaaacaggacaggagatgaatgtgcagggaaatgacatgaagtttaatagaatttgataaaaaatattgtacttttttatttaataagatacgaattttataccttcctctttttaaattaggaacctgtttgccccaaaaattatggttgtttagcagtggcgtacctaggattttccacagggggggcaaaaccgttcgccaaaaaatttgacaagcaaaaaaaaataaaaaaataaaaaataaaaaataaaggattacgtaccagaaaaaaattgacaagcaagaaaaaaaaaataaataaaaaaaaaggtcttcgatcacttcgatcacaaattaaggatttcgtaccaaCAAATACaggatttcgttccagaaaaaaatttacaagcaaaaaaaaaaaaaaaaaaaaaaaaaaggtcttcaagctcgtcaggggggcattgaaggtcttaaagctcgtcagggggggcaaaatcagtttttcaagcccgtcagggggggcaaagatacgtttttgcatgggttgtgactcgtcagggggggcagagtgccccccctgccccccccccgtaggtacgctagtgttgtttagtaatgagctgaaaagcgggagaagttgactttatggaggtgacggcagaaattgatataaagatttcacccaaccggagccgacccgaccagaagttgcgcgatcaattaaaaaaaaagataacttcatatacttcggcctaaccatgccctaatgtatacatttgaactttacccggcaagaaacacatatatagctgaggtggaaaaacagggttagagaaagggtggggggaacaatggagatcttcaatattgtcatttaaccgcgcgcagcgcggaagcaaaattcatatataaatctagagcaagagtgaaggagtttctcttttgagaaaaaaaaaagaataaaaagaaaaaaaaacatcaaagctacctttcttccctttcctcccttcccttttccttttctcctctcttttttctctttttttctttttggggacgtttttttttttggggggggcgaccgccccaccgcccccctggcttgtttgaattatatttcaattagagatttgaaaataaggaccaacttgactgaaccatagataTAATCCTCAGCGgttattccacatattcaggaaaaaaataaaattatggggaaatatataaaatgatatcgAGGCCCTATATCGACGTTACACCCGACCcacattactatttttattgttcttttggtaggcctatttagTTAGTGAGATAGTGGTTATTACCATGTGAAATGGCCATATTATGGAAAGATATACGATCAAACTGAATAACATTATTTACAGAACTTTATCCAATAAATTACTTATTCCATAGGATAGCCAGTTTTCTGAAACTCGGCATGCTGAGCTGTATACTAGGCCCATGGTTTCGATTGAATCAAATTATCTCGGGACACGCAGGATCTCTCCATGTACATGACCAGTGAACTGAACTCTTCATGACCTTTAGGAGGCCCGGTATACAAGATCATTGCATGCAATGTATCTGTTGACCTTATTACGTAACGTCTCCACACGCACTATtcaacacaaacacacacactcataccGTACACCCACGCACAAGTGAATGAAATTCCCGGCCAGTCCTACTGCATACACAGAACATACATCCAACGTGCACACTGTACTAGTCTACGAATTCAGACACAATTAACCCAAAGActgtttatatatcattttagtgagaattaaatcaatgcatttccaaaacataaacaggatgcacaatcttggaattttctttgaatgtaagggttctttctgttggtttcattttcctttcttttcttttgaatcattagaatcgtaaaataaaactttttgtcaaTCTGAAACAACATGAGCTGAGGCTAATACGCGGGAAGTCGGAGAAGAaccaaaaaaagaagtttttccAATTCTAATTCTGTGCTGTACGTTATATTCATTCTGATTTATAAATTGTTCCAGTGTTATATTAGCAATCAGAGAGCAGATACTTATTTGCAACAGCTAATATCGtggttgcatttttttaatggggaaGATGGGACGGTCGAGGTTTGTTATATGCAAGCGGCCCCCAGCCAAGggcaagttcaaacttcaaggaaGGTAGGAATGAGGTACGTACTCCTAATATCGATCAAGGCTGTTTAGATCTAAAGTCTGCTCTGCCGTTCGTTGTAATGTGATGCAATCATGCAAGGAAAGTCTGGAAACGGCAATGTATCTACGACTATGAGCTTCGTAAAACCATAgagctgtaatagctctatggtaaaaCTGATTGACAACGCAATTGTGTAGCGAGGACTACATTATCGTTCTCGCGTAGCACACGCACGGCAGAGGCGGTGGTGCGCACTTTGAGTGTCTGCATGCAGCTACGTTTCAAAAAGCTGGGTATCCCGGCAAGGTAAAATCCACACATGTAAGAgcataatttatcatgaaaaacaccttttcatttcatatcatccacatcatgactgttttaggacatacacattcatataatatacaaattaattagaatggtgacatgccgattttgaggaattaccaaaactatccaCCCTCTTTAAGCCTATGAAGCTGTATCTCCCAATAGCTGATGCATGCCACGAAGCCTTCTTTGCTTGTACAGTCAAACCTGTGTACAGTGGCCGTCAAAGGGAAACAAAAGTGGCCAATAAAGACAGGTTagtggccatcttggatttaccATGTATTGTAGATACTATGCAATGACTAGCTACAATGTATTCACCTACTGTCAGAGCCAAAAGTTTTAGTGAAGCTGATTTTTAGTGGCCTCTGTAGAGGGTGGGATATTGATAGAGGGATGCAAAATGAGTAGCCACCTGCCGCGTTAGAAAGGTGGCCACTATAGACAGGGTCTACAACACATGAATTTCCTATGTGGGAATTTTAAGTGGCCACTATATGCAGGTGGCCACTATAGACAGACCATTGTCTGAATTATCACAAGCAGGAAAGAAATAGcccctaaaaaataaaaattatttcttacCCTGCTACAGATTAAATTGTTGGCACAATTATACAATATGAAACATCTTCAATTCATCAAACCTACCTTGCACCATGCAGCGATATGATGATCTCCTTGGTGGTGGTCCCCTTGGACGACTGCCCTTGAAGCCTTTGGTCCCCCTTGGAAACTCAACACGTATCCTGTATCCATCATAGTTGTAGCCATCTCGTGCGGTCACTGCTTCATCTGCATCTCTTTTGTATATAAAAATGCCAATATTATTGAGGTACACAGACTCTAATAATAAACAACTTATATGCAAATGCAGGGTGTGCCGTCACATGCAGCCCAACATATTTTAGAATAACTTACAATTTTCCTGACTTGATATTGCAATAACCATGTGAAATTTCATTGTTACATCAGATGGATACACCCTGAAAAAGATGGAATGCAAATTAAATGTTTCCTGTTCCCTATAAAAACTATATTCattgcaaccaagatctatacCTTTCTCACTCTGGTAACAATTCAATTCAACCAAATACATAACTGTCAAATGACGCAAATTACAATTATTAAATACATCATGTATGGGCTTTGCAATCAATATGCTCGTTCCTATTTCATAACTAGGGCAGAGAAATTTTTGGGGGGTCATTTGcacattttcaaacattttactattttgacaactggttgaaggaaaaaaaaaaccttcctcAAAAATAGTCAtaagttgctaaaatttcacatttcatactTTTGTATCTACACATCCATGAAGTGGTCATCTATTAAATACTATTTTGAAAGTGATTTAGTtggaacctacatgtacaaagaaAATTACATATAGGAATAAGTTGATGTCACACTCACTAGATCTAGTGTAGTGACACTGGACTTTGAAAGCCTTATTTTGGAGaagcaaataaaaatgtcataCTTTCAATTCAGAATTGCATATTATGCCCATTGATAATCTAACAATGAGTTAATGAAACCGACTGGTCAACCCTAACCACCCGTTTATATATACTGCTTCAAAAGAAACTAATGACTCTGCCTTATGAATACTTGTTACAGAAATACAAACCTTCTGTCATGGAACTCTACAAAGGCAAATGGCGTTCCGAATCGTTCCCTTTCTGAACCAGAGCCCGAGAATGATGGTGGTCTCTTATTCTTCAGGTCGATGTCTGCGATGGAGCCAAACTTGTAGAACATGTCTTCGATGTCTTTTTCCCGGATATCAGGTGGAAGGTTTCCCACGTATATCCTGCAGTCATTGTTACCAGCAGGTCCCCTTACAACTGATGAAGATGCCATGACTGTGATATTCTAACTTAATTCCTAATAGATCTCCAAAAGCAGAGAGTGACAAAGAGAAGAAAGGGACTAAAATTTGGTTTTCATAGAGTAAAGTAACAAACATGGCATTTTTGGTTGTAAATCAccatagaattttgagatagtGATACTACCGAAACCCTTGGCCTTGAACTACTTTGAAATTCTGTCAAGCGATTTTTACTTCATGCCTGATTCATGGTTTTTATTTTAGTGGATTTTATTTGAACTGTGAgaaatttttgattgaaaatcgACTTCATCATAATTGTTAAAGTGTGCGCAAACTACGTTAAGGTTCAAGGTTTCTACACATGAGTGATTGTacacaggggcagatccaggattttccaaaagggggggggggggggggacatttttccaaggaaaaatttgacaagccaaaaaaaaagtcttcactttcaaaaggggtccacacttgtgttttaaaggcatttttaagttacaaattttaattgtgcctctcaaagtgATTGTACATACTGACTGGCCTTGTATAATTACAGAAAGTGCACAGGCACAGCCAATCCGCTGGCGCATCCGTACGCTCAGCTTGACGGCGATCGAAGAAGAACTTGTCCTGGCTGATCCCGATCTgtttgtcatgaaaattca from Lytechinus pictus isolate F3 Inbred chromosome 2, Lp3.0, whole genome shotgun sequence carries:
- the LOC129254755 gene encoding serine/arginine-rich splicing factor 1B-like, with protein sequence MASSSVVRGPAGNNDCRIYVGNLPPDIREKDIEDMFYKFGSIADIDLKNKRPPSFSGSGSERERFGTPFAFVEFHDRRDADEAVTARDGYNYDGYRIRVEFPRGTKGFKGSRPRGPPPRRSSYRCMVQGLPSTGSWQDLKDHMREAGDVCYADVYRDGTGVVEFLRPEDMKYAVKQLDDTKFRSHEGDVSYIRVKVDPTSGSGRSRSRSPLSPYRSGRGGGGGGGGGGGSYRSRSRSRSPQWGHGKKNRHHRSRTRSFSRSRSPSSRSRSRSRSRSRS